Proteins encoded within one genomic window of Episyrphus balteatus chromosome 1, idEpiBalt1.1, whole genome shotgun sequence:
- the LOC129909772 gene encoding dedicator of cytokinesis protein 9 isoform X6 codes for MTERKFTRGLNKPGMAAQLRETVSQVVRESAVLNKPSVVEPIDFEGFIAKNKTLIQNDPHRELLMYPSDDVSEVVLPRKFRTISSTIPKFSAPPNTTIITHNNNVSSSHNGSISSSQQQNGNGNLSRQNSQSSTQSSSSPNGSLGSITSPLSATSSSSSSSSSTLKTSTGTISQRPSSPIGGTLLTRQALYTYQTNNHLVHYKYSTYGGTCHDLPKIIPAEQLKEELYEIDADQDRIDEQMTRSQADSITKQGYLLKGPDTSSDRMFANIGSKSFKRRYCYLRQEVDGTYILELHKDERQGEAKATIVMDFCTEVVQNPKRSRLCFELRMTAGHKSFTLAAENDEDFKDWLCKLSSVLQQNKIQEDKRVSSLERAPPPSPSTMMFGTLKGLDQSMNPQLIKYGRETDISIAQARRENRRRLFACYQSPSKATITDHVDQYREQFGQRILVTCNSLKFRLQNPTCEGEKESLCQVEPYITSLALYDAKAGRKLTETFYFDINSENVKDMLPSHCCGPKIEMNGSGPKKVMNGVDLPSELAKLPEDWLTYPKQAILSVTTPHPDVFLVVKIEKILQGGINQSTEPYLKAAKDPKAGLKLHKSVRSYSQKIGHYRMPFAWAARPLFRLYSSELDTTIEFPAIYRQDANRLKDEELLRLLAEYRKPDKFSKLTVIPGCIKIDIEGISELPNNSLTTTLAPLKPFPMPPVVEPTLELSEFQSTSERDINPYTTFVNHFFVYPIGLSFDSQKVFSRARNITVIIELRETDGDDSKALKCIYGRPGQDLFVSQIACPVLHHSTTPTWYEEIKLRLPLHLTQQHHLLFSFLHVSCNLAKKRDTNASFETPVGYAWLPLLNKGKINLEEQILPVAATLPSGYLSIQPLGLGKGNCGPEIQWIDNQRPLFTVTFRLDSTVLTADQHLHNFFAHAEKLLESGKISAIPAESETCKILKAAHAIHITSLITFLPTVLNELFTLLVNTTSEEIGLNVIRLLTNIIHMVIEEAGRKELLASYCKYVFYAPNFSQKGLGSQTRTVHGELCRHLPSILHPNNTDFLIVNKFMKYSGIFFDIVIKSMAQHLLDTGRIRMHRNERFPKEFPAKIDSLIQVLVPYLIARYKDLPIETQQLNKSLSVFVKRCLTYMDRGFVFKLIRFYMESFAPGDPRTLQEFKFNFLQEICQHEHFVPLNLPFLLNPKNRPPEMMHHFTLSEDFCRQHFLSGLMLQEVKSSLNEMANVRRHALGIFKNLLAKHELDDRYQNRGQLGRIALLYVPWLGIVLENLNRIPDLMEEGAQKQPFGGENGSFTQRISSSSSYVFSKDIGVTSSASTPRARNRMTLHIEHPNPMRGSMNIKDSNYLAAIAGQIITNGNSETSLNSINSESGSNDTTHIHNDNEVALRNGHNRSISVTQPMTRSDKFSAIETKDLLTAFLFVIKHLAQDQMIGWWQNCTETEVVSFLTILDLCLVHFRYVGKKNLVLNEDLGKSSRLAKASTLPARMAPPNLENGNAHETGTLNLTQNRENLVEETVRSQLALYESNFATEVGMIILDCMGLYSIQFRDKLNESCVLPKLARVYLRYLQLGQSENLSKHVFAALRAFINNFSPALFKGNALLCGQMVYELLKACDSRLVTIRHESCAVLYLLMRSNFEFSGRKGLTRVHLQVIISVSQMIGNVIGLNNARFQESLSLINSYANSDKAMKGTGFPVEVKDLTRRVRTVLMATAQMQAHHMDPERLLELQLSLANSYASTPELRHTWLITMARNHEQNGNISEAACCHLHIAALMSEYLKLKGVGTMDWGAAAFTAISRNIPRDEKGLKLDSGAQDSQYTEQMMLDQLKECADYLDRAERFECLGPLYKLILPIYEKRRDYVALAHSYEHLTQSYNKVVEVNRSGKRMLGRFYRVVFYGQIYFEEDHAVEFVYKEFKLTSLSEICDRLYKQYKDKFGAEVVKMIMDSSPVDVNALDSKLAYIQVTHVIPYFCKDELDNRLNDFEQNHDVDTFMYETPFTKTGGARGNVEDQWKRKTIVTTTYSFPYVLKRIPIKDRQIIELSPIEVAIDEMQTKVSELEEVILPPADVKKLQLRLQGSVAVTVNAGPLAYASAFLDPKISDNFQIDRVEDLKDVFRDFISVCNTALQLNARMICSDQIEYHSALKDNYQKLCTALSELLDEPFTPLDESCNSTQHRNSMALFNAISGAANNSSTA; via the exons GAAGTTGTATTGCCACGTAAATTTCGCACAATCTCGAGTACAATACCAAAATTTAGCGCACCACCAAATACAACAATTATCACGCACAATAATAATGTGTCATCATCGCACAATGGAAGTATTTCTTCGTCCCAACAACAAAATGGCAATGGTAATCTATCCAGACAGAATTCACAATCGTCCACACAATCATCCTCCTCTCCGAATGGTTCATTAGGATCAATTACTTCACCACTATCAGCGACTtcttcatcatcgtcgtcgtcgagtTCGACTTTGAAGACAAGCACCGGAACGATAAGTCAGAGGCCATCATCACCAATCGGGGGGACGTTGCTAACCCGACAGGCACTGTATACGTATCAAACGAATAATCACTTGGTCCATTATAAGTACAGTACTTATGGTGGAACTTGTCATGATCTTCCAAA aatcattcCAGCAGAACAATTAAAGGAAGAACTTTATGAAATCGATGCCGATCAGGATCGTATCGATGAACAAATGACGAGGTCACAGGCTGATTCCATAACCAAACAAGGTTATCTTTTAAAAGGTCCCGACACAAGTTCCGATCGAATGTTTGCCAATATTGGTTCAAAGTCCTTTAAACGGAGATACTGCTATCTCCGTCAAGAGGTCGATGGAACCTACATTCTGGAACTGCACAAAGACGAACGACAGGGTGAGGCAAAAGCTACTATTGTCATGGATTTTTGTACCGAAGTTGTACAG AATCCAAAACGAAGTCGCTTATGTTTTGAGCTACGCATGACCGCAGGACACAAATCCTTCACCCTGGCCGCAGAAAATGACGAAGATTTTAAAGACTGGCTGTGTAAACTGTCATCGGTTttgcaacaaaacaaaatccaagAAGACAAACGTGTCTCCAGTTTGGAACGAGCTCCACCACCTAGTCCAAGTACCATGATGTTTGGTACCCTCAAAGGTCTCGATCAGAGCATGAATCCTCAACTAATAAAATATGGTCGTGAGACTGACATATCAATTGCCCAAGCTCGAAGAGAAAACAGACGACGACTGTTTGCATGTTATCAGTCTCCCAGTAAAGCCACAATTACTGATCATGTAGACCAGTATCGTGAGCAATTTGGCCAACGAATACTTGTCACTTGTaatagtttgaaatttcgactaCAAAATCCCACGTGCGAAGGGGAAAAAGAATCTCTGTGCCAAGTTGAACCTTATATAACGAGTTTGGCTTTGTATGATGCCAAAGCTGGACGAAAATTGACtgaaacattttattttgatataaattcGGAAAATGTCAAAGATATGCTCCCGAGTCATTGTTGTGGGCCGAAAATTGAAATGAATGGTAGTGGACCGAAAAAAGTCATGAATGGTGTTGATTTGCCATCTGAATTGGCCAAGTTACCTGAAGATTGGCTAACTTATCCAAAACAAGCTATTCTCAGTGTGACAACTCCTCATCCTGATGTCTTTTTGGTCGTTAAGATCGAGAAGATTCTTCAGGGTGGGATTAATCAATCTACAGAGCCATATCTCAAAGCTGCAAAGGATCCCAAAGCTGGTCTGAAACTCCACAAGTCGGTCAGGTCGTACTCCCAAAAGATTGGACACTATCGTATGCCATTTGCATGGGCTGCTAGACCATTATTCCGACTCTACAGCAGTGAATTGGATACAACAATTGAATTTCCTGCGATATATCGACAAGATGCCAATCGATTGAAGGACGAAGAGCTGCTAAGGCTTCTGGCCGAGTACCGGAAACCGGATAAATTTAGTAAACTAACTGTGATACCCGGATGTATTAAGATCGATATTGAAGGAATATCGGAACTGCCAAATA attcattGACAACAACACTGGCGCCATTAAAGCCATTTCCTATGCCGCCAGTAGTTGAGCCAACATTGGAATTATCAGAATTCCAAAGCACCTCAGAACGTGATATAAATCCTTATACAACATTTGTTAATCACTTTTTTGTCTATCCCATTGGACTATCATTTGATAGTCAGAAAGTATTTTCAAGAGCTCGCAATATAACGGTGATTATTGAACTCAGAGAAACGGATGGAGATGATTCAAAAGCACTTAAA TGCATTTATGGGCGACCAGGACAAGATTTATTTGTTTCACAAATAGCCTGTCCGGTATTGCATCACAGTACAACACCAACATGGTATGAAGAGATTAAATTGCGCCTGCCATTGCATCTAACACAACAGCATCATTTGCTCTTCTCATTCCTACACGTTTCGTGTAATCTGGCAAAGAAACGCGATACGAATGCTTCATTTGAGACGCCAGTAGGTTATGCCTGGTTGCCATTGCTGAATAagggaaaaattaatttagaagAACAAATATTGCCAGTGGCTGCTACGCTGCCCAGTGGATATTTGTCCATTCAGCCACTTGGTTTAGGAAAGGGG AATTGTGGCCCCGAAATCCAGTGGATCGATAACCAGCGTCCACTCTTCACAGTAACATTCCGCTTGGATTCAACTGTCCTAACAGCCGATCAACATTTACATAATTTCTTTGCTCATGCGGAGAAACTCCTTGaaagtggaaaaatctcagCTATACCAGCCGAATCAGAAACATGTAAAATTCTCAAGGCTGCTCATGCAATTCACATAACCTCACTTATAACATTCCTGCCAACAGTTCTTAATGAACTATTTACACTGCTTGTTAATACTACAAGTGAAGAAATTGGTCTCAATGTAATACGCCTACTGACTAATATCATTCACATGGTTATTGAAGAAGCTGGAAGAAAAGAATTACTCGCTTCATATTGCAAGTATGTCTTTTATGCACCAAATTTCAGTCAGAAAGGACTAGGAAGTCAAACAAGAACTGTTCATGGTGAATTATGTCGACATTTGCCATCAATTTTACATCCTAACAATACAGACTTTTTAATTGTCAATAAATTCATGAAGTATTCTGGGATCTTCTTCGATATTGTGATTAAGAGCATGGCTCAGCATTTACTTGACACCGGAAGAATACGAATGCATCGAAATGAGAGATTCCCAAAGGAATTTCCAGCCAAGATTGATTCCCTGATTCAAGTATTGGTGCCATATTTGATTGCCCGTTACAAGGATCTTCCCATAGAGACCCAACAACTGAACAAATCTTTGTCTGTGTTTGTCAAACGATGTCTGACTTACATGGATCGAGGTTTCGTCTTTAAATTGATCCGATTTTACATGGAGAGCTTTGCTCCCGGTGATCCTCGCACTCTTCAAGAgttcaaattcaatttccttCAAGAAATCTGCCAGCACGAACATTTTGTTCCACTAAATCTGCCATTCCTTTTGAATCCTAAGAACCGCCCACCAGAAATGATGCATCATTTCACTCTATCCGAGGATTTCTGCCGGCAACACTTCCTCTCTGGGCTGATGTTGCAGGAAGTCAAGAGTAGTTTGAATGAGATGGCCAATGTGAGACGCCATGCTTTGGGAATATTCAAGAATCTTCTAGCCAAGCATGAGCTAGATGACAGATACCAAAATAGAGGACAATTGGGACGGATTGCTTTACTCTATGTCCCCTGGTTGGGCATAGTTCTGGAGAATCTCAACCGAATCCCTGATCTTATGGAAGAAGGCGCCCAAAAGCAACCATTTGGAGGTGAAAATGGTTCGTTCACTCAGAGAATCTCATCGAGTAGTAGTTATGTCTTCTCCAAAGACATCGGAGTCACATCCTCCGCCAGTACTCCACGAGCTCGCAATCGAATGACCCTCCACATTGAACATCCCAATCCAATGCGTGGTTCAATGAACATCAAAGACTCCAACTATCTAGCAGCCATAGCTGGACAAATCATAACCAATGGCAACTCGGAGACATCCCTCAACTCCATCAACTCAGAATCTGGTTCCAATGACACAACTCATATTCACAATGATAATGAAGTTGCCCTCCGGAACGGCCACAATCGTTCAATAAGTGTCACTCAACCAATGACAAGAAGTGATAAATTCTCTGCGATAGAAACTAAAGATTTGCTAACAGCGTTTCTCTTTGTCATAAAGCACCTGGCCCAGGATCAGATGATTGGATGGTGGCAGAATTGCACTGAGACAGAAGTTGTATCATTCTTAACCATCCTTGATCTGTGTCTAGTCCATTTCCGCTATGTGGGAAAGAAAAATTTAGTCTTGAATGAGGATTTGGGGAAGAGTAGTCGTCTAGCTAAAGCGAGTACCCTGCCAGCTCGAATGGCACCACCAAATTTAGAAAATGGTAATGCTCATGAAACAGGTACGCTGAATCTCACACAGAATCGAGAAAATCTAGTCGAAGAAACAGTTCGAAGCCAGTTGGCGCTGTATGAATCGAACTTTGCCACAGAAGTCGGAATGATTATTCTCGATTGCATGGGTCTTTATTCGATACAATTCCGGGACAAGCTTAATGAGAGTTGTGTGCTCCCAAAACTAGCTAGAGTCTATTTGCGATATCTTCAGTTGGGTCAATCGGAGAATCTGTCCAAACATGTATTCGCTGCGCTGAGAGCATTCATTAACAACTTCTCTCCAGCGTTATTCAAAGGGAATGCCCTTCTTTGTGGCCAAATGGTCTATGAGCTTTTAAAAGCCTGTGACAGTAGATTAGTCACTATTCGGCACGAATCCTGTGCTGTACTTTATTTGCTGATGCGAAGTAATTTCGAATTCAGTGGAAGAAAGGGTCTGACGAGAGTTCATCTGCAAGTTATCATTTCGGTATCGCAGATGATTGGCAATGTGATTGGACTGAATAATGCCAGATTCCAGGAATCTCTATCCTTAATCAATAGTTATGCGAATAGTGATAAAGCGATGAAGGGAACTGGATTCCCAGTAGAAGTAAAAGACTTGACACGGCGGGTGAGAACAGTTTTGATGGCAACAGCACAAATGCAAGCCCATCATATGGATCCAGAGAGATTGCTTGAATTGCAATTATCTTTGGCGAATTCATATGCATCCACGCCAGAGTTGCGACATACTTGGCTCATTACTATGGCTCGAAATCATGAACAGAATGGAAATATCTCCGAAGCAGCTTGTTGTCATTTACATATTGCTGCTCTTATGTCGGAGTATTTGAAGCTTAAAGGCGTTGGTACGATGGATTGGGGTGCAGCTGCATTCACTGCCATTTCGAGAAATATTCCCCGAGATGAAAAAGGTTTGAAACTTGATTCGGGAGCACAGGATTCACAATACACTGAACAGATGATGTTGGATCAGTTGAAAGAATGTGCAGACTATTTGGATCGGGCTGAGCGTTTTGAATGCTTGGGACCGTTGTATAAATTGATTTTGCCAATTTATGAGAAGAGACGTGATTATGTTGCTTTGGCACATTCCTATGAACATTTAACACAATCTTATAATAAAGTAGTGGAGGTGAATCGATCTGGAAAAAGAATGCTGGGACGGTTTTATAGAGTGGTTTTCTATGGACAG ATTTACTTCGAAGAAGACCATGCTGTTGAGTTTGTTTATAAAGAATTTAAGCTGACTTCGCTTAGTGAAATTTGTGATAGACTCTATAAACAATATAAAGACAAATTTGGAGCTGAAGTTGTCAAAATGATAATGGATTCTTCACCG GTCGATGTGAATGCATTAGATAGCAAACTTGCTTACATTCAAGTAACCCATGTCATCCCTTATTTCTGCAAAGATGAATTAGACAATCGATTGAatgattttgaacaaaatcacgaTGTTGATACATTTATGTATGAAACACCATTTACAAAAACTGGTGGTGCTCGTGGTAATGTTGAAGATCAATGGAAAAGAAAAACTATCGTTACaa CTACATATTCATTTCCATATGTTCTGAAAAGAATTCCCATCAAAGACCGTCAAATAATCGAACTAAGTCCAATCGAAGTTGCCATCGATGAAATGCAAACTAAAGTTTCCGAATTGGAAGAAGTCATTCTTCCACCAGCCGATGTTAAGAAACTCCAACTGCGCCTGCAAGGCAGTGTTGCAGTCACAGTCAATGCTGGTCCATTGGCTTATGCTTCGGCATTTTTGGATCCAAAAATTTCAGATAATTTCCAAATTGATCGAGTTGAagatttaaaagatgtttttag ggACTTTATAAGCGTTTGTAATACAGCCCTCCAATTAAACGCTCGCATGATTTGCAGCGATCAAATTGAATATCATTCCGCATTAAAGGACAACTATCAGAAACTCTGCACCGCATTAAGTGAGCTACTCGATGAGCCTTTTACTCCGCTGGACGAGAGTTGTAATAGCACGCAGCATCGCAACAGCATGGCTTTATTCAATGCAATCAGTGGCGCTGCAAATAATTCAAGTACAGCTtag